From a single Azospirillum fermentarium genomic region:
- a CDS encoding ferredoxin family 2Fe-2S iron-sulfur cluster binding protein, whose product MPKMTFIETDGTRREVDAPLGLSVLEIAHKHGLDLEGACEGSLACSTCHIIVEPDWYDVLAEASEDEEDMLDLAFGLSKTSRLGCQIIMTEELDGLTVRLPAGARNAGK is encoded by the coding sequence ATGCCCAAGATGACCTTCATCGAGACCGACGGCACCCGCCGCGAGGTGGACGCCCCCCTCGGCCTGTCCGTGCTGGAAATCGCGCACAAGCACGGCCTGGACCTGGAAGGGGCGTGCGAGGGGTCGCTGGCCTGCTCGACCTGCCACATCATCGTCGAACCCGACTGGTACGACGTTCTGGCCGAAGCGTCGGAAGATGAAGAGGACATGCTGGATCTGGCCTTCGGCCTGTCCAAGACCTCGCGCCTGGGCTGCCAGATCATCATGACCGAGGAACTGGACGGTCTGACCGTGCGCCTGCCCGCCGGCGCGCGCAACGCGGGCAAGTGA
- a CDS encoding molecular chaperone DnaJ — translation MTPTSDGPSGGNGPHPHGIAGAIDGGLQPCWQCGQDVGARALFCHGCGAVLPPRALDPFTRLGVEQHFDLDLAVLGRQLAGFTRALDPARFAARGPRQQANARAQAEAMAQAHATLHDPLQRARTLLRRAGVDLLPADPARDPDTASLAASLASGGAAAVDQVAAEAARLTEEGIRALADAFRHGRTGAAARLLARLEALEAVTAAALARRSGSAPPP, via the coding sequence ATGACCCCCACCAGCGACGGCCCCAGCGGCGGTAACGGCCCGCACCCGCACGGCATCGCGGGCGCCATCGACGGCGGCCTGCAGCCCTGCTGGCAGTGCGGGCAGGATGTGGGTGCGCGCGCGCTGTTCTGTCACGGGTGCGGGGCGGTGCTGCCGCCGCGTGCCCTGGACCCGTTCACCCGGCTGGGGGTGGAGCAGCACTTCGACCTCGACCTTGCGGTGCTGGGGCGGCAGTTGGCCGGCTTCACCCGCGCGCTCGACCCCGCCCGTTTCGCCGCCCGCGGCCCCCGCCAGCAGGCCAACGCCCGCGCCCAGGCCGAGGCGATGGCCCAGGCCCACGCCACGCTGCACGACCCGCTGCAGCGGGCCCGCACCCTGCTGCGGCGGGCGGGGGTGGATCTGCTGCCCGCCGACCCCGCCCGCGACCCCGACACGGCATCCCTGGCGGCATCCCTGGCTTCCGGCGGGGCCGCTGCGGTGGATCAGGTGGCCGCCGAGGCCGCCCGTCTGACCGAAGAGGGGATCCGCGCGCTGGCCGATGCCTTCCGCCACGGCCGGACCGGCGCCGCCGCCCGGCTGCTGGCACGGCTGGAGGCGCTGGAGGCCGTCACCGCCGCCGCGCTGGCCCGCCGGTCCGGCAGTGCCCCGCCGCCCTGA
- a CDS encoding cysteine desulfurase family protein, with amino-acid sequence MTVAAAGRRSYLDHNASSPLRPAVRGAMAEALDLTGNPSSVHTDGRTVRRAVDEARRQVARLAGATPAEVVFTAGGTEANNLALRGFAGRRLIVSAVEHESVLAAAPAAARIPVDRTGVVDLAALERLLAEGQGPALVSVMLVNNETGVIQPVAEVARLARARGAIVHCDAVQGAGRVPLDRAALGVDLLSLSAHKLGGPAGCGALVVAEGCHPDPLIRGGGQERWRRAGTENLVGIAGFGAAAAAALDAPGPDLAALRDGLERRALAAVPGVRVMGMGAPRAGNVTCLALPGVAGETQVMALDLAGVSVSAGAACSSGKVRPSHVLEAMGEPEDVAGSVIRVSLGWNSTAADVDRFVTAWAAMARRLVPALAAV; translated from the coding sequence ATGACCGTGGCCGCCGCCGGACGCCGCTCCTATCTCGACCACAACGCCTCGTCGCCCCTGCGCCCGGCCGTGCGCGGGGCGATGGCGGAGGCGCTGGACCTGACCGGCAACCCGTCGTCGGTCCACACCGACGGCCGCACCGTCCGCCGCGCGGTGGACGAGGCGCGGCGCCAGGTGGCCCGGCTGGCCGGCGCCACCCCGGCGGAGGTGGTGTTCACCGCCGGCGGGACCGAAGCGAACAATCTGGCGCTGCGTGGCTTTGCCGGGCGGCGCCTGATCGTGTCGGCGGTGGAGCATGAATCGGTGCTGGCCGCGGCCCCGGCGGCGGCGCGCATCCCGGTGGACCGCACCGGCGTGGTGGATCTGGCCGCCCTGGAACGGCTGCTGGCCGAGGGGCAGGGGCCGGCGCTGGTGTCGGTGATGCTGGTCAACAACGAAACCGGCGTGATCCAGCCGGTGGCGGAGGTGGCGCGTCTGGCCCGCGCCCGCGGCGCCATCGTCCATTGCGACGCGGTGCAGGGGGCGGGGCGGGTGCCGCTGGACCGGGCGGCGCTGGGCGTGGACCTGCTCAGCCTGTCGGCCCACAAGCTGGGCGGCCCCGCCGGCTGCGGCGCGCTGGTGGTGGCGGAGGGGTGCCACCCCGACCCGCTGATCCGCGGCGGCGGGCAGGAGCGCTGGCGCCGCGCCGGCACGGAAAATCTGGTCGGCATTGCCGGTTTCGGCGCCGCCGCCGCCGCGGCCCTGGACGCGCCGGGGCCGGATCTCGCCGCCCTGCGCGACGGGCTGGAACGTCGGGCGCTGGCCGCGGTGCCGGGGGTGCGGGTGATGGGCATGGGCGCCCCGCGGGCCGGCAACGTCACCTGTCTGGCCCTGCCCGGCGTGGCGGGGGAGACGCAGGTGATGGCGCTGGATCTGGCCGGGGTGTCGGTCAGCGCCGGGGCGGCGTGCTCCAGCGGCAAGGTGCGTCCGTCCCACGTGCTGGAAGCCATGGGGGAGCCGGAGGACGTGGCCGGTTCCGTCATCCGCGTCAGCCTGGGGTGGAACAGCACGGCGGCGGACGTTGACCGTTTCGTCACCGCCTGGGCCGCCATGGCCCGGCGGCTGGTGCCGGCGCTTGCGGCGGTTTAA
- a CDS encoding Rrf2 family transcriptional regulator produces MRLSTKGRYAVMAMVDLASTSKGNPVALADIAERQEISLSYLEQLFAKLRKGGLVKSVRGPGGGYLLAHPADATRISDIILAVDEPIRTTRCSNVTPQGCRTNRSRCLTHDLWEELGNQIHIYLSSVTVADVVERRIIGTSMATLVHLTGEGEAGDGAAVAAE; encoded by the coding sequence ATGAGGCTGAGCACGAAGGGACGTTACGCCGTGATGGCCATGGTCGATCTGGCTTCCACCAGCAAGGGCAACCCGGTGGCCCTGGCCGACATCGCCGAGCGGCAGGAAATCTCCCTCTCCTATCTGGAGCAGCTCTTCGCCAAGCTGCGCAAGGGCGGGCTGGTCAAGAGCGTGCGCGGCCCCGGCGGCGGCTATCTGCTGGCCCATCCGGCGGACGCCACCCGCATTTCCGACATCATCCTGGCGGTGGACGAACCGATTCGCACCACCCGCTGTTCCAACGTCACGCCCCAGGGCTGCCGCACCAACCGGTCCCGCTGCCTGACCCACGACCTGTGGGAGGAGTTGGGCAACCAGATCCACATTTATCTGTCGTCGGTCACCGTGGCCGACGTGGTGGAACGGCGGATCATCGGCACCAGCATGGCGACCCTGGTCCATCTGACGGGCGAGGGCGAGGCGGGTGACGGCGCCGCCGTCGCGGCGGAATGA
- the cysE gene encoding serine O-acetyltransferase gives MMGPRVFKHLRQEIDGIMARDPAARSRIEVLLCYPGLHALLAHRVANALWRRGWKLPGRLVSQAARTLTGIEIHPGATIGRGFFIDHGMGVVIGETAVIGDDVMLYHGVTLGGTALHQGKRHPTLGNGVIVGAGAKVLGAITVGDGARVGSNAVVVADVPDGATVVGIPAKVVTPKVATRDFLPYGTPCGDIPDPVARALSSLLEQVHGLRQRVGELEAAQADALVAPHPAHVPQGPGNGVGEGDTPQRRPVDAAAC, from the coding sequence ATGATGGGTCCGCGGGTGTTCAAGCATCTTCGTCAGGAAATCGACGGTATCATGGCCCGCGATCCCGCGGCCCGGTCGCGGATCGAGGTGCTGCTGTGTTATCCGGGCCTTCATGCTTTGCTGGCGCACCGGGTGGCGAACGCTCTGTGGCGGCGGGGATGGAAGCTGCCGGGCCGTCTGGTATCGCAGGCGGCGCGCACCCTGACCGGCATCGAAATCCATCCCGGCGCCACCATCGGGCGCGGCTTCTTCATCGACCACGGCATGGGCGTGGTGATCGGCGAGACGGCGGTGATCGGCGACGACGTGATGCTGTACCACGGGGTGACCCTGGGCGGCACGGCGCTGCACCAGGGCAAGCGGCATCCCACGCTGGGCAACGGCGTGATCGTCGGCGCGGGCGCCAAGGTGCTGGGCGCCATCACGGTCGGCGACGGCGCGCGGGTGGGATCGAACGCGGTGGTGGTGGCCGACGTGCCCGACGGGGCGACGGTGGTCGGCATCCCGGCCAAGGTGGTGACGCCCAAAGTGGCCACCCGCGATTTCCTGCCCTATGGCACGCCGTGCGGCGACATTCCCGACCCGGTGGCCCGCGCGCTGTCCAGCCTGCTGGAACAGGTGCACGGCCTGCGCCAGCGGGTGGGCGAGCTGGAAGCGGCCCAGGCCGACGCGCTGGTCGCCCCGCACCCCGCCCATGTGCCCCAGGGCCCCGGAAACGGGGTGGGGGAAGGGGATACCCCCCAGCGCCGCCCGGTGGACGCCGCGGCGTGTTGA
- a CDS encoding alpha/beta hydrolase, with amino-acid sequence MPEVIINGPAGRLEGRYTPGKEANAPVALLLHPHPHHGGSMSNKVVFTLGQSFIKRGYATLRFNFRGVGRSQGSFDKGEGELADAAAALDWLQNINPNAALCWIGGVSFGAWIGMQLLMRRPEIDGFISVSPPAGKFDFSFLAPCPSSGLIVHGDRDEAVPQTAILKLVTKLSNQKDIRIDHRIVPEANHFFVNRTDELAREVDDYLDRALGNPLETVAG; translated from the coding sequence ATGCCTGAAGTGATCATCAACGGCCCGGCAGGCCGGCTGGAAGGCCGCTACACCCCCGGCAAGGAAGCGAATGCCCCCGTCGCGCTGCTGCTCCACCCCCACCCGCACCACGGGGGCAGCATGAGCAACAAGGTGGTGTTCACCCTGGGGCAGTCGTTTATCAAACGCGGATACGCCACGCTGCGCTTCAACTTCCGCGGGGTGGGCCGCAGCCAGGGCAGCTTCGACAAGGGGGAAGGGGAACTGGCCGATGCGGCGGCGGCCCTGGATTGGCTGCAGAACATCAACCCCAACGCGGCGCTGTGCTGGATCGGGGGTGTGTCGTTCGGGGCGTGGATCGGGATGCAGCTTCTGATGCGCCGGCCCGAGATCGACGGGTTCATTTCGGTGTCGCCCCCGGCGGGCAAGTTCGATTTCTCCTTCCTGGCCCCCTGCCCGTCGTCGGGCCTGATCGTTCACGGGGACCGGGACGAAGCCGTTCCGCAGACGGCCATTTTGAAACTGGTCACCAAGCTGTCCAATCAGAAGGACATCCGCATCGACCACCGCATCGTGCCCGAGGCCAACCATTTCTTCGTCAACCGCACCGACGAACTGGCCCGCGAGGTGGATGATTACCTGGACAGGGCCCTGGGCAACCCGCTGGAAACGGTGGCGGGGTAA
- a CDS encoding FAD-binding oxidoreductase produces MLPKITPSRRTFLMGLGRFAVAAEVARHLPSTAFAAEGYCPPPSAWTDLAKQVSGGVLRPDDPFYADVCRPNNLRYAANLPAGIARCVTDADVQACIAWVKKLGIPFAVRSGGHNYAGYSTTGGLLIDMSRMVGATVGKDGLVTIRGGVLNSYVYTQMERLGRTVTHGRCDSVGAAGFLLGGGIGFNMRKFGMGSDLLRATTIVTADGEVRPVSGEDKLFWASRGGGGGNFGINTSFTLQTYPIEKVTVFKITWTTSLEKVLLTLLKRLAEAPDDFGSKISVTIPSLSERCAGVKPEISILGQLHPSKVTLKDIFGDTWEMAATRDVREDVDYWPAQDFLLETTYPYYYQEKSSYVTAAGINEEAVAAMFDWAAKMPATSLPSAFKFFQVGGAVNKTSPTATAYVHRGYDWLFSIEANWWRPTDSVPLVDAALDWQQGFYADANRRMKAAGAFQNFPDPSLADWQSAYYGENYRTLTEVKKAVDPTMLFTFPQAIKPA; encoded by the coding sequence ATGCTGCCCAAGATCACACCCTCGCGCCGTACCTTTCTCATGGGCCTCGGCCGCTTCGCCGTCGCGGCCGAGGTGGCACGGCACCTGCCGTCTACGGCATTTGCCGCCGAGGGATATTGTCCGCCGCCATCGGCCTGGACCGATCTGGCGAAACAGGTCAGCGGTGGCGTGCTGCGGCCCGACGATCCGTTCTACGCCGACGTCTGCCGGCCCAACAATCTGCGCTACGCCGCCAACCTGCCCGCCGGCATCGCCCGCTGCGTCACCGATGCGGATGTGCAGGCGTGCATCGCGTGGGTGAAGAAGCTGGGCATCCCCTTTGCCGTGCGCTCGGGCGGGCACAATTACGCCGGCTATTCCACCACCGGCGGCCTGTTGATCGACATGTCCCGGATGGTGGGGGCGACGGTGGGCAAGGATGGGCTGGTCACCATCCGGGGCGGCGTGCTCAATTCCTATGTCTACACCCAGATGGAACGGCTGGGCCGCACCGTCACCCACGGGCGGTGCGACAGCGTGGGCGCCGCCGGCTTCCTGCTGGGCGGCGGCATCGGGTTCAACATGCGCAAGTTCGGCATGGGGTCGGATCTGCTGCGCGCCACCACCATCGTCACCGCCGATGGCGAGGTGCGCCCGGTGTCGGGCGAGGATAAGCTGTTCTGGGCGTCGCGGGGCGGCGGCGGGGGTAATTTCGGGATCAACACCTCGTTCACCCTGCAGACCTACCCCATCGAAAAAGTGACGGTGTTCAAGATCACCTGGACCACCAGTCTGGAAAAGGTGCTGCTGACCCTGCTGAAGCGTCTGGCCGAGGCGCCGGACGATTTCGGCAGCAAGATCAGCGTGACCATCCCCAGCCTGTCCGAACGCTGCGCCGGGGTGAAGCCGGAAATCTCCATCCTGGGCCAGTTGCACCCGTCCAAGGTCACGCTGAAGGACATCTTCGGGGATACGTGGGAGATGGCCGCCACCCGCGACGTGCGCGAGGATGTGGATTACTGGCCGGCGCAGGATTTCCTGCTGGAAACCACCTATCCCTATTATTATCAGGAAAAATCCAGCTACGTCACCGCCGCCGGGATCAATGAAGAGGCGGTGGCGGCGATGTTCGACTGGGCGGCGAAGATGCCGGCCACCTCGCTGCCGTCGGCGTTCAAGTTCTTCCAGGTGGGCGGTGCGGTCAACAAGACCAGCCCCACGGCCACCGCCTATGTCCACCGCGGCTACGACTGGCTGTTCAGCATCGAGGCGAATTGGTGGCGGCCCACGGATTCCGTGCCGCTGGTGGACGCGGCACTCGACTGGCAGCAGGGGTTCTACGCCGACGCCAACCGCCGGATGAAGGCGGCGGGCGCGTTCCAGAACTTCCCCGACCCGTCGCTGGCCGATTGGCAGTCGGCCTATTACGGCGAGAATTACCGCACGCTGACCGAGGTGAAGAAGGCCGTCGATCCCACCATGCTGTTCACCTTCCCCCAGGCGATCAAGCCGGCGTAA
- a CDS encoding 3'-5' exonuclease: protein MIGAAADGITRAMGEPVTVHAAGDEAAEADFAAAAIEDLLGGHDMLAANRTRSSRGALGFGDCAVLYRTDAQAAAFRAAFDRAGIPFRKSSPAAIAGHPGVRAVLGALDGAEGADLAARVTAAAERARGEGADPAAVAEAAGWLTALAASDTVAGDPARLRDAVALSTEADFHDARADRVSLLTMHAAKGLEFANVFVAGLESGLMPFSWDAEPDEATLAEERRLFYVAVTRARDRLFLTRAGERVWRGAVRTLAPSPFLAAVPAELCRDGGSVARKRRRTQQLSLF, encoded by the coding sequence GTGATCGGCGCCGCCGCCGACGGCATCACGCGGGCGATGGGGGAGCCGGTGACGGTCCACGCCGCAGGAGACGAGGCGGCGGAGGCGGACTTCGCCGCCGCCGCCATCGAAGACCTGCTGGGCGGGCATGACATGCTGGCCGCCAACCGCACCCGGTCCAGCCGCGGGGCGCTGGGCTTCGGCGACTGCGCCGTGCTCTACCGCACCGATGCCCAGGCCGCGGCCTTCCGCGCGGCGTTCGACCGGGCCGGCATTCCGTTCCGCAAAAGCTCCCCCGCCGCCATCGCCGGCCACCCCGGCGTGCGGGCGGTGCTGGGCGCCCTGGACGGGGCCGAGGGCGCGGATCTCGCCGCGCGGGTGACGGCGGCGGCGGAACGTGCGCGGGGGGAGGGCGCCGACCCGGCGGCGGTGGCGGAGGCCGCGGGCTGGCTGACCGCCCTGGCCGCGTCGGACACGGTGGCCGGCGACCCCGCCCGCCTGCGCGACGCGGTGGCGCTGTCCACCGAGGCCGATTTCCACGACGCCCGCGCCGACCGGGTGTCGCTGCTGACCATGCACGCGGCCAAGGGGCTGGAATTCGCCAACGTCTTCGTCGCCGGGCTGGAATCCGGCCTGATGCCGTTTTCGTGGGACGCGGAACCGGACGAGGCCACGCTGGCCGAGGAACGCCGGCTGTTCTACGTGGCCGTCACCCGCGCCCGCGACCGGCTGTTCCTGACCCGCGCGGGGGAACGGGTGTGGCGGGGGGCGGTGCGGACTCTGGCGCCGTCGCCGTTCCTGGCCGCGGTCCCGGCAGAGTTGTGCCGGGACGGCGGTTCGGTGGCGCGCAAACGGCGGCGCACGCAGCAACTCAGTCTGTTCTGA
- a CDS encoding ABC-F family ATP-binding cassette domain-containing protein: MTAYLTLDSVSAVTPDGERLFSNLTLSVGRERIGLVGRNGAGKSTLLAIIAGTREPAGGTVIRCARIGSLAQAWPEHLTVAEALGIAPILTAMDRIMAGTGGDADFAAADWTIEARALQALADAGLPGMPFNRLMGSLSGGERTRAGIARLLLDAPDLLLLDEPTNNLDAAGRAAVMDLIRGWPGGAVVASHDRTLLEAMDRIVELTPIGVRIVGGGWSAFAAVRDAERDAAARDLERSHAGLRMVQQEAQRQREAKDRRDRAGRAFAARKSEPKILLGRQAERAENSGGQRHRLNERLVGEAEARLAAARGRVEVLTPLTIALPPTGLPAAAVVLDMDGVTVTVGARTLGPWTLRVRGPERVAIAGPNGAGKSTLLRVAAGDLARGGGTVSRPGGRVALLDQHGALLDHGASVLDNVRRINPALDERGAYAACARFAFRNHDALQPVGCLSGGERLRAGLAATLAGERPPWLLMLDEPTNHLDVPSIEVLEDALAGFDGALLVVSHDPAFLTAIGVERTVTLPV; this comes from the coding sequence ATGACCGCATATCTCACGCTCGATTCCGTTTCCGCCGTCACCCCTGACGGGGAGCGCCTCTTTTCAAACCTCACCTTGTCCGTCGGGCGGGAGCGCATCGGGTTGGTGGGCCGCAACGGCGCCGGCAAATCGACGCTGCTCGCCATCATCGCCGGCACGCGCGAACCGGCGGGCGGCACCGTCATCCGGTGCGCGCGCATCGGTTCTCTGGCACAGGCGTGGCCGGAGCATCTGACGGTGGCCGAGGCGCTGGGCATCGCCCCCATCCTGACCGCCATGGACCGCATCATGGCCGGGACCGGCGGGGACGCGGATTTCGCCGCCGCCGACTGGACCATCGAAGCCCGCGCGCTTCAGGCGCTGGCCGATGCCGGGCTGCCCGGCATGCCGTTCAACCGGCTGATGGGCAGCCTGAGCGGTGGGGAGCGCACGCGCGCCGGCATCGCCCGGTTGCTGCTGGATGCGCCGGACCTGCTGCTGCTGGACGAACCCACCAACAATCTGGACGCGGCGGGGCGGGCGGCGGTCATGGACCTGATCCGGGGCTGGCCGGGCGGCGCCGTCGTCGCCAGCCATGACCGCACGCTGCTGGAAGCGATGGACCGCATCGTCGAACTGACCCCTATCGGGGTGCGGATCGTCGGCGGCGGGTGGTCGGCCTTCGCCGCCGTGCGCGATGCGGAGCGCGACGCCGCCGCCCGTGATCTGGAGCGGTCGCACGCCGGCCTGCGCATGGTGCAGCAGGAAGCCCAACGCCAGCGCGAGGCCAAGGACCGCCGCGACCGGGCCGGGCGCGCCTTCGCCGCCCGCAAATCGGAACCGAAGATCCTGCTGGGCCGTCAGGCGGAGCGGGCGGAAAACAGCGGCGGCCAGCGCCACCGCCTGAACGAACGGCTGGTGGGGGAGGCCGAAGCCCGGCTGGCCGCCGCCCGCGGGCGGGTGGAGGTGCTGACCCCCCTGACCATCGCCCTGCCGCCCACCGGCCTGCCCGCCGCCGCCGTGGTGCTGGACATGGACGGGGTGACGGTGACCGTGGGCGCCCGCACCCTGGGGCCGTGGACGCTGCGGGTGCGCGGGCCGGAACGGGTTGCCATTGCCGGCCCCAACGGTGCCGGCAAATCCACCCTGTTGCGGGTGGCGGCGGGGGATCTGGCGCGCGGCGGCGGCACCGTGTCCCGGCCCGGCGGGCGGGTGGCGCTGCTCGACCAGCACGGGGCGCTGCTGGACCATGGGGCCAGCGTTCTGGATAATGTCCGCCGGATCAACCCGGCGCTGGACGAGCGGGGGGCCTATGCCGCCTGCGCCCGTTTCGCCTTCCGCAACCACGACGCCTTGCAGCCGGTGGGCTGCCTGTCGGGCGGCGAGCGGCTGCGCGCCGGGCTGGCCGCCACGCTGGCGGGGGAGCGGCCGCCATGGCTGCTGATGCTGGACGAGCCCACCAACCATCTGGACGTGCCATCCATCGAGGTGCTGGAGGATGCCTTGGCCGGCTTCGACGGCGCGCTGCTGGTGGTCAGCCACGACCCGGCCTTTCTCACCGCCATCGGGGTGGAGCGGACGGTCACACTGCCGGTATGA